In Helicobacter mastomyrinus, the sequence AATAAAGCTTTTTCGTGCGTGAGGTATTTTTTATCATTAATACCACACTTTTTATCGCTCCAAAGCTCAGTGCATCGCTTGTATTTTGAGGCAGGGCGGAGAGATTCACACTTGGCTCTATGACCCTATCAAGCACAGGAGAAATATCCGCACACATCTTTCTATACGCATTTAATCCGGGCATAATGTATCCGCCTATATGAATGCCCCATTGCACAATATCCACCGTAATGGCACTTCCCACATCGACTATCACACCATCACTAATTGCCTTACACGCTGCCCTCCTATCCACACCCAAGCCCTTATACTCGCTTTCAATCTCAATATACTCATTTACATTAACGCAATATGGGTGTGAAGCAAGGAGACATCTCTCAAATCGTTCATTCACGCTGATGTAATAAATAGGCAGATTCTCTTTTTTTTTACTTAAGGAATATGGCTTTTCTTTCCATATTTTACCCTTATGATAAAAGTGTAAAAAAGTATTGCCTATATCACACAAAAGCATTACTCAAACCTTTTATAAACCTTGTCATAAAAGAAAGTATCGCGATTGTAGAAAAGATTCTTTTTCTTAGAGAGATGGCTTTTATACACCATAGGAACAAAATCATCAAGATTAAGAGCGATGAGATACCCACCCTTTTCAAGCGTATAAAGTGTATTATTGGTGATAATTATACCGCTTAATACCGCAAAGGGCAAACGCACCTTGCGCAGCACTTTAAGCGTATGATCTAGCTCGACAATCTCTCCTTCAATGCTCAACACATAAATTTTGTTATTAAAAAACAACACATCGCGTAAATCCACATCATACTTAAAGCTTTTATCATTAATAATCACACTCACGCGTCTAGCCGTAGCTGCAAGCAAATATTGATTGTGTATATACATATAAATCACATTATTAAAAAACTTATCACTGCTTATTAAAATATCTTTAATAATCTTATTTTGCGCCTTATCATATACAAGCACCTTTCCCTCTAAATCAGGGAAAAACACTTGACTATCCGTGATTTGCGGTGAAGCCAAATAGGCATTAATGGCGATGACTGCAGGATACTTTTGCGAGAAAATCTCTTTTTGTGTAGGCACATCATAATACATAAGCGTATTATCAAGTAGCACCATAGCGAGTTTATTGTCCTTAAAATCAGCAGAAAGCACGCAAGTATCAAAGGGGATAGTATGTAATATATTTTGAGAATCCATTATCAATATATCTTTACACTGCTTTTGCAGCACGAAAGTATTTTTATTTTGCGCAAGAAATTTATAATTAGATTCTAAAACAATAGGTGTTAGCCCATCTGCAAAGCTAAGCAATGTATTATCTTTAAGCACAGCACCCACACGCGTAGCACTCTTTAGCGGCGCACTTAACTTGCCTTCAAATCGCATATCACCCTGTATAGCATTAGGCTCAAAATGCTTTTTAGAGCTACATCCAAAGATAAGCCATATACTACTTGCAAACACTATGTAAAAAATAATCCTTGATACATATAGCATTGCTTACTTGCCCCCAAGTAAAAATTTATTATCCAATCCAAAATGCTTAAAAATAACTGCCTCATTATAAAATGCACTATTTTCAGGTATCAATATGAGCTTTTGATATGCTTCTTTGACCTTATTTGCCTTGAATAGCAAATACGCCTCTTGCAATATAGCCAACTCTTTAAGACTTGTAGGCTTTGTGCGTTCTAAAGACACTAAGGCTTGATTAAGAGAAGATTCGTCTATATCATTTGCCTCTAATAGCTTACTTGCCTGTATTGAAGCCAATTCATATTGTGCGATAGAGCGGACAAAGGCATTTTGTGAATCTGCTAATGCCTCATACACTGCACTATCATTATTTGCATTAAAATAACGATACATATCATACAAAGCAGGGCTTGCATCTTTTAGAGATTCTAATGCCTCTTTATCCGTAGAATCACTAATAAGCCTTTCATACGCGGCACTTGCTTTTATTGCTTTTTGTGATTGAATATAGTTACTCACAAGCCACCATATTCCCACACCCACCATACAAATAAGCAATGTAATGATGTACTTGCGGTATCGCTTCCACATAATTTCTAGAGCAAAAGCACTCTCTAAAAGTTTTTCATCACTATTAAAAGATTCTTTAACACTTTTCAGATTAGATTGCAAACTCATCATAACCTCCTTAGGATTTATTTATCTTTAGCCACACCCGAAGAGCCAAATGAACCTTCCCCTCGCACACTCTCACTTAATTCTTCTGCCTCTTCAAAATCTGCATATATCACTTCATTGATTACTGCTTGAGCGATTCTATCGCCCTCCTTGATATGAAAATCCTCACGCGAATGGTTGATAAGAATGACTTTGATTTCCCCACGATAATCGCTATCAATCGTGCCGGGCGTATTGAGCACACTAATGCCATTTTTAAGTGCCAAACCACTCCTTGGGCGCACCTGAATCTCAAAGCCAGAATCCACCTCAAAGGCTAATCCTGTACCTACAAGTATGCGCTCTCCGGCTTTTAGCACACAAGATTCTAAAGCGTGTAGATCAAATCCCGCTGACTGTGGCGTTTGATACGATGGGATAATTGCATTAAAATGGAGCTTTTTAATCTTAAGTCGTGTGCGCTTCATTATTATTCCCCAAACACAATGTCTTTATAAAAGACTTCTAAGATTTCAAACTCATTCTCTCCATTAGGCAGCATAATACTCACTTCATCGCCTTGCTTTTTCCCCATTAGTGCTTTAGCAATAGGCGAAGAAACCGAGATAAGTCCCTTAGAGGGATTACTCTCCATAGAGCCCACAAGCGTATAGATAAATTCCTTTTCCGTATCAAGATTGAGTATTTTCACACTTGAGCCAAAACTCACCTTATCGTGAGGCAAACTCGCAGGGTCAATCACTTGTGCATTTGCAAGCATAAGCCCTAATTCATTGATACGCGCTTCAATAAAAGCTTGTTTCTCACGTGCGGCGTGGTATTCTGCATTTTCTTTCAAATCTCCGTGTGAGCGTGCCACATCAATTTCTACAATAATACGTGGGCGCTCCACTTCTTTGAGATTCTTTAATTCCGCGCAAAGCTTCTCATAGCCGTAATTTGTCATTGGTTCTACTGCCATAACTCTCCCCGTTTTTTAGTATGTGAAACAGAATCTATAATAATAGCTAAAGTAAAATAAACAAGGACTAAATGCTACATTTTTGCGCAATATAATCTACTGCCATCAAAGGATTTGCATACAAAGGCACATTAGACGCCCTCATATCCGCCTCTATGCCAAACCCACATAGCACACCTACAGCCTTAATCCCCGCATTTTGCGCTGCTTGTATGTCTAACATCGTATCACCTACCATATAGATTCTATTTTTGCTAATGCCCTTTTGCTGTGCTTGTAGTAAATCAAGTGCCTTTAGAATCGGTTCTGCGTGGGGCTTAGGGTATTTAACAGATTCAATACCTACAATCCCATCAAAATATTTCCATACACCAAGATTTTCTAATAAAATACGTGAGAAATCCCCCTCGCTTGGTCGTTACCACGCCAAGAGAGGCAAACTCATAAGCCCTTTTCAATGCGTCTTTGACATAAGGAAGCAAATGTGTACCCTCCTCCATAAGCTTACGATAGCAGTTTCTATAATGCTGCACATAGCTCTCAACTTGCAAGGATGAAACATTATGCGCTAAAAACATATCCTCCAATGTATGCCCAATATATTGCTTCACAGATTCAAATGATGGAGGAATTTGCCCCATTGCCTTAAAACTCTCACAAAAACTTGCATAAATCGCCTGTGTAGAATCTACAAGTGTGCCATCTAAATCAAAAAGTATAATATGCGCTTTTTCCCTCAACACCACTCCCTTAAAAATGCTAAATTGCGATTTTATTTTTATGTCAGTGATGATATACCTCAAGCCACATTAAGACAGAGACTTGATTAGCAATACTCTAAATACTAGAAGCTAAAGCTCCCACCCACACGGAGATTCAAATATTTGGGAATAGGTATTCCATCTACATCAGTAACCTTTGTGCTTGATTGCAAGGCAATATCTAAGAATCCTAAGAGATTTATCCCTGCTGTGAGGATAAGCCCGGTATCTTGCTTTAAGTCCTTCATCGCCCCAAAGCGCAAATCAAACGCCCTAATATCAAAGCCCACGCCCCCGCCAATCATTTGACTTTGCTGTTTAATATTACTAAAGGCAATCATATCATTAGGGACTAAATCCGCGTCAAAGGCGAGTTTTAAAAACTTTGAGTTATAGCCTAGACCCATACGATATTGAGGCTTTATGGTAATATCATAAAATGTAGATTTAAAAGTAGGGGAGTTGAGATTCTTAGCCACTAGCCCTACAGTAAGATAACGATATTTAGGCAAATCTAGCTCATATAGCACCCCCAAATCAATCCCAAAGTTATTAGAAGAGATAGCATTATCAAGTGAGGCGAGATCTTTTAGCTCTTTTTCAAAGTCAGTGCCTTTATTAATAGCAATAATATGCTGTGTACTAATGCCATTCATTAGTTTTCCACTTACGCCTAGATTCAAATTCCCATATTTAAGATAAAATGTCCGCGCATAGCCCACAGGGATTTCAGATAGCACAAAGCTCGTAGTCACGAGCTTATGGGTATCACTGTCGCCCTCTAATGAAGCAATAAGTGAAAACTTCTCATAATCATCTTTTGTAGATTCTTTATAGCTATAATTATCGCCATTATCTGTAAGTTCATAGTAGCCCCCGCCTCCATTAACGATAAGCCGCATACGTTCGGGGTCTGCCTTGAAAGAGAGATTAGAATATAAAGAACCAAAATAGGCTACACCAAGTGAACCAAGCTTTTGATTGATTGTCTTACTTGAGATTTGCAAAATCACGCCATTTTGGCTAACCACGCTTAAATTATTATCTTTAAGAATCTCTTGCAAAGTGCTTATATCCCCCACCGCCTTATCAAGCCCATTGTCACCACCTTTTTTGATAGTGATATTTTGTAACGCATTATTTTTAGCACTATCAAAGTTTAAATTGCCATAATCAATACTTCCAGCGATATTATCAAGCAAACTTTTTTGCTCGGGAGTAAGAGCTGATGAACTTTGAACGGCATTCATCACCTCTTTTGCCAAATCGCTATAATCGCTACTACCTTGTTTATTTTGCAAATAAGTTTCTAAATCTTTTGTTACGTCGCCTGTTGGAGTTTGACTTGATGCCTTAAGGACACTATCTAAAGCACTTGTTACTACATTTTTAATCTCCCCCGCATTTGCACCGCTTGTGTCAGTAAAAGTTTCTATCAGCCTTTCAGCCACATTTGACATATTACTAATGTCAATCTTTGTAATTTCAGCGAGATTATGTTCTTTAAAACCAATGCCAAGTGAATAACCTATTTTTACGCGCGGGTCAGCGGCTAAAAGTGCAGGGTTGTAATACAAGCCCCAAGCAGAGGATTTGAGTGCTACTCCTGCACCGCCCATACTCGCGCTTGTATTTCCCATAGAGCCAAATTCTAGCGCGCAAACCTCGCTTACACAAAATATAGCACTTATTAAAAGCTGCTTTTTCATACTTACCTCTTTTAAAACCTTAGTTATTTTGCCACCAAAACGGGGATAGGGGAGGAATTGATAAAGCTATTTTGATGAGAATTAAAGATTCTATGCAAAAGGGAAGATTCACTCGCGCCAATTACAAGTAAATCATATTCATTGATGATTTCAAGCACGACATCAACAGGATTACCCGTTTTTAGAATCTTTTTGCAAGTAATGCCCTCTTTATTAAAAGCGAGTTCAAACTCATTTAAAATATTTTTTGATTTTTCATTTTCTATATTTTCTATCGTGCCATAATCCACAATCCCACTTTCAGCATATACGACAATTTCGGGAGTAACGTGCAAAAGTGTAAGCTCTATCTCATCTCTATGCCCAAAAAAACGGATAATCGTACTAATGGCTCTGCGGCATTCTTGCGTATCGCTCACTCCAAACAAAAGCTTTGTCATACTTACTCCTTTAATTCATATAGTCCATTATATCACAAAAATCGGCATTATATGGGATAACCTTAATCGCTGTGCCTTGAGAGAATGTACGAGTGCTTTCAA encodes:
- a CDS encoding type III pantothenate kinase, with product MLLCDIGNTFLHFYHKGKIWKEKPYSLSKKKENLPIYYISVNERFERCLLASHPYCVNVNEYIEIESEYKGLGVDRRAACKAISDGVIVDVGSAITVDIVQWGIHIGGYIMPGLNAYRKMCADISPVLDRVIEPSVNLSALPQNTSDALSFGAIKSVVLMIKNTSRTKKLYFTGGDGKFFARFFENAIYDNTLVFKGMQKALEKHI
- a CDS encoding plasminogen-binding protein; its protein translation is MFASSIWLIFGCSSKKHFEPNAIQGDMRFEGKLSAPLKSATRVGAVLKDNTLLSFADGLTPIVLESNYKFLAQNKNTFVLQKQCKDILIMDSQNILHTIPFDTCVLSADFKDNKLAMVLLDNTLMYYDVPTQKEIFSQKYPAVIAINAYLASPQITDSQVFFPDLEGKVLVYDKAQNKIIKDILISSDKFFNNVIYMYIHNQYLLAATARRVSVIINDKSFKYDVDLRDVLFFNNKIYVLSIEGEIVELDHTLKVLRKVRLPFAVLSGIIITNNTLYTLEKGGYLIALNLDDFVPMVYKSHLSKKKNLFYNRDTFFYDKVYKRFE
- the dut gene encoding dUTP diphosphatase; the encoded protein is MKRTRLKIKKLHFNAIIPSYQTPQSAGFDLHALESCVLKAGERILVGTGLAFEVDSGFEIQVRPRSGLALKNGISVLNTPGTIDSDYRGEIKVILINHSREDFHIKEGDRIAQAVINEVIYADFEEAEELSESVRGEGSFGSSGVAKDK
- the greA gene encoding transcription elongation factor GreA; this translates as MAVEPMTNYGYEKLCAELKNLKEVERPRIIVEIDVARSHGDLKENAEYHAAREKQAFIEARINELGLMLANAQVIDPASLPHDKVSFGSSVKILNLDTEKEFIYTLVGSMESNPSKGLISVSSPIAKALMGKKQGDEVSIMLPNGENEFEILEVFYKDIVFGE
- a CDS encoding HAD family hydrolase produces the protein MLLENLGVWKYFDGIVGIESVKYPKPHAEPILKALDLLQAQQKGISKNRIYMVGDTMLDIQAAQNAGIKAVGVLCGFGIEADMRASNVPLYANPLMAVDYIAQKCSI
- a CDS encoding HAD family hydrolase produces the protein MREKAHIILFDLDGTLVDSTQAIYASFCESFKAMGQIPPSFESVKQYIGHTLEDMFLAHNVSSLQVESYVQHYRNCYRKLMEEGTHLLPYVKDALKRAYEFASLGVVTTKRGGFLTYFIRKSWCMEIF
- the traF gene encoding conjugal transfer protein TraF, encoding MKKQLLISAIFCVSEVCALEFGSMGNTSASMGGAGVALKSSAWGLYYNPALLAADPRVKIGYSLGIGFKEHNLAEITKIDISNMSNVAERLIETFTDTSGANAGEIKNVVTSALDSVLKASSQTPTGDVTKDLETYLQNKQGSSDYSDLAKEVMNAVQSSSALTPEQKSLLDNIAGSIDYGNLNFDSAKNNALQNITIKKGGDNGLDKAVGDISTLQEILKDNNLSVVSQNGVILQISSKTINQKLGSLGVAYFGSLYSNLSFKADPERMRLIVNGGGGYYELTDNGDNYSYKESTKDDYEKFSLIASLEGDSDTHKLVTTSFVLSEIPVGYARTFYLKYGNLNLGVSGKLMNGISTQHIIAINKGTDFEKELKDLASLDNAISSNNFGIDLGVLYELDLPKYRYLTVGLVAKNLNSPTFKSTFYDITIKPQYRMGLGYNSKFLKLAFDADLVPNDMIAFSNIKQQSQMIGGGVGFDIRAFDLRFGAMKDLKQDTGLILTAGINLLGFLDIALQSSTKVTDVDGIPIPKYLNLRVGGSFSF
- a CDS encoding universal stress protein, with amino-acid sequence MTKLLFGVSDTQECRRAISTIIRFFGHRDEIELTLLHVTPEIVVYAESGIVDYGTIENIENEKSKNILNEFELAFNKEGITCKKILKTGNPVDVVLEIINEYDLLVIGASESSLLHRIFNSHQNSFINSSPIPVLVAK